From Actinomycetota bacterium:
CGACCTCGGGGCACTGAAGCTGCGCGTCGTTTACAACAATGTCTCCGCTCTCGCAGTGCTTGCCCGCGAGGGTAGCGACCATCTTACGTGGTTGATCGGCCTTGTTCGCGATCAGAGTCTCGTAGTGTGCGCCATAAAGTGACGTGCGGATGTTGTCCGACATGCCGCCGTCGACAGCAACATAAGTCCGAATGTCAGGGATCTCCTTGATCGAGCCAACGGTGTAAAGCGTCACCCCAGCGTTTGCGACGATGGAGCGGCCAGGCTCAACAGCCATTTTCGGCGTGTCGATTCCGTGCTTTTCGCACTCTTCCTTGATTCCGTCAACAACTACTTTGCCGAACTCCTCGATCGTCGAGGGCTCGTCCGGGGCGCCGTAAGCCACTCCCAATCCGCCGCCAACGTCCAGCAGATTCACTTTCACGCCGGTTTGAGCGTGCACCTCGCACATAAATTCGACGATAACCTCTATCGCCTTTTCGAAGCTGTGGAGCGCAAATATCTGTGAGCCGATGTGCATGTGCAATCCATCGAAATCCAGACCGGGCAAGGCGACAGCCTTTTTGACCGCCTCCATTGCGAGCCCCTGATTCAACCCGAATCCGAATTTGGAGTCCTCGGCACCGGTCATGATGAAATCGTGGGTGTCAGCGGCGACCCCGGGGGTCACACGTACAAGCACCTTTTGGACCATACCGCGCTCAACGGCCAGCGCGCTCAGTCGGTCCATCTCCTCGTAGTTGTCGACAACTACCCGGCCTACCCCGGCCTCAAGGCACTCAATGAGCTCTTCCGGGGTTTTGTTGTTGCCGTGCACGTAAATATTCTCCATCGGGAAATTGGCGCGCCTGGCGTAAGCCAGCTCTCCGCCGCTGGAAACATCGAGGCAGCAGCCCTCCTCGGCGACTATCCGCAGCATCGCAATGGACATGAACGCTTTGCCTGCGTACACGACATCCACTTCAGGCCAGTGATACCTGGTCCACTTGATGTACTCGGCGAGCCGGTGCCGTATCGTCGTCTCGTCCATGACGTAAAGCGCTGTTCCGGCCTCCCTGGCCAGCTCTACCGTGTCCACGCCTCCGATCCAGAGGTGTCCTTCGCGTATCTCGGCGGTCATCGGAAGTACCGACATCAGGTCATGGCCTGTCTTGTGATCAGCGGCAGCCGGGGGACGTGATACTGTTTTTCCCATCGATAACTCCTCCTACATTCTTTCGGGCGCACTCACGCCGATCAGGTCTAAAACGCCTGCCAGCGCAATGCGGGTGGCGTCGACAGCGTACAGACGGGCATGCGTCATCTCGGGT
This genomic window contains:
- the lysA gene encoding diaminopimelate decarboxylase, translated to MGKTVSRPPAAADHKTGHDLMSVLPMTAEIREGHLWIGGVDTVELAREAGTALYVMDETTIRHRLAEYIKWTRYHWPEVDVVYAGKAFMSIAMLRIVAEEGCCLDVSSGGELAYARRANFPMENIYVHGNNKTPEELIECLEAGVGRVVVDNYEEMDRLSALAVERGMVQKVLVRVTPGVAADTHDFIMTGAEDSKFGFGLNQGLAMEAVKKAVALPGLDFDGLHMHIGSQIFALHSFEKAIEVIVEFMCEVHAQTGVKVNLLDVGGGLGVAYGAPDEPSTIEEFGKVVVDGIKEECEKHGIDTPKMAVEPGRSIVANAGVTLYTVGSIKEIPDIRTYVAVDGGMSDNIRTSLYGAHYETLIANKADQPRKMVATLAGKHCESGDIVVNDAQLQCPEVGDVLCVCATGAYCQSMSSNYNKQVRPGVVFVRDGQWRWSVRRETYQDLMRTDEG